The genomic window tacaaaaatgtgaaaaatattttgaattaagtcaattttattttatttattttaatattatattatcctataaaaaatttaccttcaaattttgattttgtttagaATAATgtgcaatttttaaaatttaaagataatatgtaaaataatttttttcataatttaaattttatgtttagcAAGTAATCTAATTATATTcggtatttaattttaaataatatattaaccagATTGTATAACTTAAATTGAGAACCTAAATTTTTAATACTTCATTTTTCAatactttctttaaaatttaatttttcagtttatcaaacaacacctaatttaatagtaatttaaaaaaaatcattatagtataaatatcaaattaagataaatatataatatactttGGAAAAAAGATTACCCtctaagattttttttctttttttatctatAGTAGCAAATAACTACCATACATTATTTAAAAgattgcttttattttattttcaaaaaaaatgattttgaattattattataaaaaaaatactcataaAGTGGATGATATGaatctaaaattttgatttttgcaATATCCTTGTGTATtcagagaaaaataaaaggatagAAATGTGTTTCGTTAGATGTTAAAAGTTATTAGAGATGTTGTTTAATTAATTTACGACTCCACGTTTTCAAATCTTTTAACTTAAACATTAATTGGTTGattcattttataaaaatatacaacaaaTGTAATTTAAATCCAAGCCACACTTGAGGTGGTAAACACTCTTAACCATCAAACTATCACATAGGGTTTAGATCTAATTATacgatataatattatttttattaccaattcaaaaatatattatccgagttttaatttatatgaataaaggTGTAGGGCTCTACTCCTAAAGGCCTACGAAATATATTAGAGTCAGCTTTGGTTCAGGCCCACTGGTCCCTcttcaccttgaaaataatttgaaatattaagggTAGAATTGGATTAGCCATGGAAATAGTTGCTGTGAAATTGTAAATAGTGGTGATATTGAAATTGGTTATTGAAGTGAGTTTAAAATTAATAGTgagaaatgtttaaatttaattttgatgaaataataataaaaaatggactattaataacattaaattaaaatgacTCTATAATTAATATCTCGTTAAAAACTATTaagattatatttattttaactacTAATAAGTAAGAATTACCTaaacaatatttatattaaaattaatttaaataaaatataggtGAGAGAAGCAGTCCAGTTCATCAATTGGATCCCAAACTTGAAGGGCCATTGAGTTTGAAATTCTCTCTGAAAATGCATCTAAATGCACTCAAATAATTTCCCATCCTTTAAAGTTGAAGATGCAAATGCATTCAAAGGAAATCTACATCACatcatgttattatttattgttgaaattaaaagtgattcaatttggttaaagtttattaagttttagttattaaataaagtatgagtcaaatatgtgtagatacacTATTAACTAATTTCTAACTGAGGATAAGTTTATTAGAAATTAGGGTTaatatgcaaaagttatatattagggttatccTCCCTaaattacatacatacataactTTTCTATTATCCCATGTGCTAATTTGGAAGGTTAAAGTTACTAAACCAAAGATTTCAAGAAATCAACGAATGTAAGTACACTTTTGCATCTTATTTTGTTCTTGAGAAATTTACATGACAGGTTTTGATTTATCAAGTTTTGCATAAAAATGTAAAGTATAAAccaacaacaaaaaataataaatattttaaagataagtTTAGGGTGATAAGGTATAACTTTGTAAACTCTGGAATGTAATTTACATCACAAAGTAAACCTATAAGATAGGATTTAAGTCGGTGAAGTATTGGTTTAATGTCACTTCtgtttaaatttaatgaaaacattGGGGTAATTTGATGGTGAAAGAAAGTGATAAAAAAAGATTGGAGGAATAAGTTACGTATGGCTGAGAATAAAAATGAATTGAGGAAGAGTGCCAAAATTCCCTCGTGAGAAAAtgagttataaaattaaatattgaatagaGATTTTTATTTGCAAAAGTAATATATTTTcctaaataatgtaaaaaaaaaaaatgactCCATTCAGTTTTCTTTTTCGGCATTTACCACTAATTTTGGATTTTGAATTTGTATACTTTATTTTATGAGTTTTggatattatttgataaattttcaaagttgttGTATATTGTAGTTAGATTTCTAGTTGGGATAACAGTAATATaatattttccaaaaatcatgaatTGAGAAGATTTTCAATTTTGTGTTGTGTATTAATTAGTTTAGAGGATGGTTGTGGGAGCACAAAGAATGAATGTGGTTCCATTACTTACGGTGGAAAGTGAAAACAAAACTATGACAAGGTTAGAAGAGATGTATTAGATTTGAGTAAAAAGGGTTAAGTCTTTGAATTTAATTACTTCGATCTACAGTGAGAAGTATTTGACCAAGATAACAATGAAGCTTTGACTTGACTTTTATCAAGGGAAaccaaattgagaagaaagaGGGGAGAAAGGGAAAGTTTTGGTGCTAATTATGTCGCAAAGCAGTGGAGGAAAGCCTAAGGTTTTTTCTGGGAGGTAATGCCACATCATCGAACACTAGagagattaaaaaataaaatcgaaaagtttaaagattaaattaaaaattttgataattgaaagataaaaatagaaaaaaactaaaaattggaTAACGAAGTAGTTTGGTAGCGTAGGTGTGGTTATGaaattgttttttctttctaattttaacCAGAATATGAAATGCACGTGTTAGGTTGTATTTGGAAGATTGGGCACATAGGTAATCTAATTTTGGATTGATGAATAACTTCAGcttttttcttcaaaaccagCTTTGAGATGATTCTATTACTCTCTCTCAACCCTTTTAATCATCTCACTCAAATCTACTTTTAATAACAATCAATTCTAGGATTTCCTTACAAAAGTATTAATTTACTCActtaattattcaaaagtttccaTTTCAAACATTGGGCTATTAAAATTGATGTTATATGATTTTTTCTGTTTGTACTTCTCTTttacagtttaatttttttatgaaacaactttaaacgtCATAAAGctacaaatcaaaattcaaacaacttttttttaATCCCCGATACTAACCGTcaaatcgacttggatctaaattatgttcttctactcgtcgatGGGTACTAATTCATCGTACGGATCGTCCAATTAATCGTCACTTGAAACTCACTGatggaactttaaaaaaaaaacacttaataggccaataacttaaataaaaactttggaATAGTTGAATGACTTTAATAAAAACTTTGGAATAGCTCAatgacaaaattataattttttttaattaagtgaccaaaacgaaaTGGTTACCTATTGCTTAGTGAATAATAGTATAGTTTAGCCATTGTGTTATTTTGGGTGAAATTGTTTGCCAACTCGCTTTACACATATtggattaaattaattagtctatTATTAAAAAGATTCAAGGCTAAATTGTAACATAGTTAACATTTATTGTGTCAAAACTttcatacaaaaatatttttttgtttgtagTTCAATTCTAAATAAAATACTCCATttgcaaaaccataaaaaaaactttcaaaatattgaTTCTGCTAAATAATAAATGACATTTTTTAAACGGTAAATGTTAATCTTGTTAAAAATTcgtcttatttaattttttaatagtacagagactaaattgattCATATAATAGTAGAATGACTAATTTGATCCAATCCTAGAAGGACCTACCATGTACATTCACATATCATTTTTAGTCCTCAATAatatgtgatattttgatcatattacatgtgtaataaactattttttataaatttacaatgttaccattgttattatttttagaatttttatgacttttataaatttttaatttttataatttgaaccATATTTTGATCCTATTATatgtgtaatagactcttttgaccatgttttttacaatttaattgtttttataaaattattatttttaataaaattttaattatggaaTTCTGAaatttataatatcattttctttttccaatttttcTTGTAAATGTAGCGTATGCTTTCCAATATTAGTTTTCACCATGACAAAACGACTAAATATTTTCAACCCTATTTTGTAATTTCCTATCGGTTTATTAATCCTACCCGCCTTTTACAGTCATATGACACCGTCTCTATCTCTATCTGCCtcctttatataattttattgctTCTTAGATTACAATATCACTATAATCAAATCACGAAGCTGAGACATTAAGATGTTCTTCTGTTTCTTTTCACACTGCCAGTGTGGCCTTTGCTTCTATTTTTTCTGATCCTGTGGGGGATATCCCTAAGATTTGCCTTTTTAGTTTCCCTAAATCTTGAGAGGATGAGTTGGCAGTGAACTTTTACTTAAAGCTGCAAATGAAGAACACCCTTTTACTTAGACACTTCGTTTCCTTGCTTATTGttggattttgttgtttgagctcAGTTCCAGTTTTGGCTCAAAATGGACCGCTCACAGATCATGTCAAGCTCATTTCTGGTTGGTGTTCTATAATTCGGTTTAGATTCCTACTATAATGTGAAGTTCCTGTTTAAGTTTTCATTTCCTTTTGTATTTTGATTGTTTTCTTTATGTTTCCTTTCTCGTGTTTGGTTGCTGAAGTGTAAGGTTTTGAAAGATCTGatcttttgttttctatttttgccTTTTCCCCACTCTTACTGGCTTAACCCGTGTGATTAAGAGAAAGGAAAGGGGTTTTGTTCCTACTTGTTGTCTCAAATTGTTTCATATTTACTGTATGTTTGTGGTGTATGCAGGAGGGGTGAATTTAGGTGCATGGAATAATGAAATATCAGAACTGCCACAAGCACCAGCGCCAACAACTTATGAGCCTCCAAGCACGCTGGTGTTGGCAGCACAAAGGACAAATAGGCCAGACCTTCTGCGCCATTTCAAGCATTATCACGGTGGTTGGAATATTACCAACCGCCACTACTGGGCGGTAAAGTCTTTAGTCTGCCTTGCTTTCTTGATAGCCTTTTAATTGATTCTTTTGAATCTAATTACTTTATAGATTGTTCACTTTTAGCAGTATTGGactgtatatacatatatattatacttGAACTAACAAATCTGCATCTTTATGCTGAGGTTAGATTGCAATCTGTGTCAAATGATAATAGATTGTTATTGTCAATAAGAAAGTGTAATTTATTCAACCAAAAACCGAAGAagttattttatactattttaggAAATGCTGAAGATACCATTACGCTAACATGTTTCAGCGTGCACCTTGTCCTTAAGGATCGTATCCTGCTTGCTAATATGTGTATCAGATATTTCTGATCAGCATTTTCAACTGTTTTGTGTGCAGTCAGTTGGATTTACAGGGGCAGTGGGATTCATATTTGCTGCGTCGTGGTTTGTTTCTTTTGGCTTGGTTCTTTTGGCATATCATTACTGCAGATGGAGAGTAGACATCAAAGGAAAAAGAACGGATCATTCTCAAACAATTTGTCTTATACTACTCATATTGTTCACTAGCGCTGCAGCGTAATAACTCGAACTTATAGAACTTCAATGTCTACAATGTTATGGAGCTTTTACTATCTTATTTTCTTTGGTTCTGATTTTATTGGTGCCTTTGCTTTTCAATAGAAAACAAAAATGATAAACATATAATTAACTAAAAACAAGATGTGGAAAGCAAAAAGTAAAAGCAAAGCACCGAGCAAATTATCTTGTACTTATTTATGCACCTTCCCATGACTGTGTGTGTGTTTTATGCTCATGTTCTTTCTTGTACTTATTTATGCTCATGTTCTTTTCTTTATCTAAGCCGCAAATTTTTTCTTGAACAGGATTGGATGCATTCTTCTTTCGGTTGGGCAAGATGAGTTTCATGGTGAAGTGTTGCATACTTTGAAATATGTtgtaaaccagtcagactacacTGTGCAAATCCTAAATAATGTTACACAATACCTTTCTCTTGCAAAAACCATCAATGTGGCCGAGTTGTTCCTTCCTTCCAATGTCATTACTGACACCGACAAGTTGAACATAGATCTAAATGCAGCAGCAGATACACTTACAGAGAATACCGATGAAAACGCTGTCAAAATAAGAAGAGTCTTCAATGCTGTG from Gossypium hirsutum isolate 1008001.06 chromosome D12, Gossypium_hirsutum_v2.1, whole genome shotgun sequence includes these protein-coding regions:
- the LOC107943618 gene encoding uncharacterized protein produces the protein MKNTLLLRHFVSLLIVGFCCLSSVPVLAQNGPLTDHVKLISGGVNLGAWNNEISELPQAPAPTTYEPPSTLVLAAQRTNRPDLLRHFKHYHGGWNITNRHYWASVGFTGAVGFIFAASWFVSFGLVLLAYHYCRWRVDIKGKRTDHSQTICLILLILFTSAAACGKQKVKAKHRANYLVLIYAPSHDSANFFLNRIGCILLSVGQDEFHGEVLHTLKYVVNQSDYTVQILNNVTQYLSLAKTINVAELFLPSNVITDTDKLNIDLNAAADTLTENTDENAVKIRRVFNAVYSAIGIDLRGSSDANFGPAWSFVVCSRAPTCHSHETCSEIKWHLVWEFFSFGYSTTSHLFLTLPTNCCIFIVSGWLLVSITFILCGVFVILNNVISDTCLAMEEWVENSHAETALSNILPCVDQRTTNHTLTQSKQVINSLVKVVNTYIYTFANSNPSPDDNRYYNQSGPSMPPLCSPFDSQLQDHQFGSNEVSMANASLVCLSNLIIWFEFFLLFVHNLFPTDITETILSIQSEQRVFEY